From Orcinus orca chromosome 3, mOrcOrc1.1, whole genome shotgun sequence, a single genomic window includes:
- the MRPL34 gene encoding 39S ribosomal protein L34, mitochondrial, whose translation MAFSTRSVGRLLGPVSRSAALLGGRWLQPRAWLGLPDAWGLPAVQQTRGKARGNEYQPSNIKRKNKHGWIRRLSKPSGVQVILRRMHKGRKSLSH comes from the exons ATGGCTTTCTCGACCAGATCGGTGGGGCGCCTGTTGGGGCCAGTCAGTAGGTCAGCGGCGCTTTTGGGTGGCAG GTGGCTCCAGCCCCGGGCCTGGCTGGGGCTCCCCGACGCCTGGGGACTCCCCGCCGTGCAGCAGACCCGGGGCAAGGCGCGCGGGAACGAGTATCAGCCGAGCAACATCAAGCGCAAGAACAAGCATGGTTGGATCCGGCGCTTGAGCAAGCCAAGCGGCGTCCAGGTCATTCTTCGCCGCATGCACAAGGGTCGAAAATCATTGAGCCACTGA